One window from the genome of Myxococcales bacterium encodes:
- the der gene encoding ribosome biogenesis GTPase Der: MSRKPRATAGKTGVRQTAAVPKASAELAAAASKAPLVAVVGRPNVGKSTLFNRFVGGRPALVHDTPGLTRDRRYGDVEYFGRVFRIVDTGGLDPDAARDVIGAGIHRQAHRALAEADAILFVLDGAAGLTSVDVGLAKTLRTLGKPVFVAVNKIDSPKRDNLASEFFGLGFEHLWPVSAAHGRGMDDLVDAMTEALGLTSPIEPEVDEFDELFAPDVGEALPSDEQRAAEDLRRAPTGPLRVAFIGKPNAGKSSLANRLIGEERSLVHDQPGTTTDPVDTEINFLGRAYTIVDTAGIRRKARIEEDVEKLSVTLAISQLERADVAVLVIDASLGPSEQDARLAGMVADAGRALLIVCNKSDLLDATAAGELAQKMKDNFHFMSWAPYVLISAARGDGVDKMMDAVDRVSAQHRSRISTSELNKFFAEVCEVTPPPIYRGQGVRIYYITQGAVRPPTFVVWANQPKGISPSYKRFLMNQLRERYGFRGTPLRVFIRNKSQPGA; this comes from the coding sequence ATGAGCAGAAAACCTCGCGCCACCGCCGGCAAAACCGGCGTGCGCCAAACCGCGGCCGTGCCCAAGGCCAGCGCCGAGCTCGCCGCCGCTGCCAGCAAGGCGCCGCTCGTTGCCGTGGTTGGTCGTCCCAATGTCGGGAAATCGACGCTGTTTAATCGCTTCGTCGGCGGCCGCCCAGCCTTGGTCCACGATACGCCCGGGCTGACCCGCGATCGTCGCTACGGCGACGTCGAGTACTTTGGCCGCGTCTTTCGCATCGTCGACACGGGCGGCCTTGACCCCGATGCGGCGCGCGACGTGATCGGTGCTGGCATCCATCGCCAGGCGCATCGCGCGTTGGCCGAGGCCGACGCCATCCTATTCGTCCTTGATGGCGCCGCGGGGCTCACCAGCGTCGACGTCGGGCTCGCCAAGACCCTGCGTACGCTCGGTAAGCCGGTTTTTGTCGCCGTCAACAAGATCGATAGCCCCAAGCGCGACAATCTCGCCAGCGAGTTTTTCGGCCTCGGCTTTGAGCATCTGTGGCCGGTTTCGGCGGCGCATGGTCGCGGCATGGACGACCTCGTCGATGCCATGACCGAGGCCCTGGGCCTGACGTCGCCGATCGAGCCAGAGGTCGACGAATTTGACGAACTGTTTGCGCCTGATGTGGGCGAGGCGCTGCCGAGTGACGAACAGCGCGCGGCAGAAGATTTGCGGCGCGCGCCCACTGGGCCGTTGCGGGTTGCCTTTATCGGCAAGCCTAACGCCGGCAAGTCATCGCTGGCTAACCGCCTGATTGGCGAGGAGCGGTCGCTCGTGCACGACCAGCCTGGCACCACCACCGATCCTGTCGACACCGAGATCAACTTCCTCGGCCGCGCTTACACCATCGTCGACACCGCGGGCATTCGTCGTAAGGCGCGCATCGAAGAAGACGTCGAGAAGTTGTCGGTAACGCTGGCCATCTCGCAGCTCGAACGCGCCGACGTCGCCGTGCTCGTCATCGACGCGTCACTTGGCCCGAGCGAACAAGATGCGCGGCTCGCGGGCATGGTGGCCGACGCCGGACGCGCGCTGCTGATCGTCTGCAACAAATCTGACCTCCTCGATGCCACCGCCGCCGGCGAGCTTGCCCAGAAGATGAAGGACAATTTTCACTTCATGTCGTGGGCGCCTTATGTGCTCATCAGCGCGGCGCGCGGCGATGGCGTCGATAAAATGATGGACGCCGTCGATCGCGTGAGCGCACAGCATCGCAGCCGCATCTCGACCTCCGAGCTCAACAAGTTCTTCGCCGAGGTGTGCGAGGTGACGCCACCGCCGATTTATCGCGGCCAGGGCGTGCGCATCTATTACATCACGCAAGGCGCCGTGCGGCCGCCAACCTTTGTCGTGTGGGCCAATCAGCCCAAGGGCATCTCGCCCTCGTATAAGCGATTTCTCATGAACCAGCTCCGCGAGCGCTATGGCTTTCGCGGCACGCCGCTGCGCGTTTTTATTCGCAACAAGTCGCAGCCGGGCGCGTAG
- a CDS encoding PQQ-binding-like beta-propeller repeat protein, giving the protein MNPRLLLRCQLLLAGVATAAALGCGPMPTPKSPLAASEQSAGRSLFGYRWKVSTADRRMEWLPQETAVATARGSYVYVGSAVGGELLAIVAATGRVRWRVDIDAIASAPVIRGDLLYVGTGNGEVVCVDTLTGEVRWRFLSNGPIAEAPVVADTLVIFANETDRVTALDALSGEFKWQYKNETGSADSLLRGHAGLAADDQFVYTGFSNATVVALRIASGSVGWSSRLTVRQPKYVDVDSTPVLLGNRVYVASGAGGVFALDRTTGLTVWSRSLGDKDGVGLSELTTDGTNLYVTAATDGVFALDLDGNVLWQHAVAGGGDPSMPLLLADYVLVSYANFGLLALRKSSGDLVQYFDPGGGISAAPSLGAGASLYVVSNRGTLFSMTLDE; this is encoded by the coding sequence GTGAACCCACGTCTACTTCTTCGTTGCCAACTCCTATTGGCCGGCGTCGCCACCGCGGCGGCCTTGGGCTGCGGGCCCATGCCGACGCCAAAATCGCCGCTCGCAGCCAGTGAGCAGTCCGCCGGACGCTCGCTCTTTGGCTACCGCTGGAAGGTCAGCACCGCCGACCGCCGGATGGAATGGCTGCCGCAAGAAACCGCCGTTGCGACCGCACGTGGCAGCTACGTCTACGTCGGTTCAGCCGTCGGGGGTGAGCTCCTCGCCATTGTCGCCGCCACGGGGCGCGTGCGTTGGCGCGTCGATATCGACGCCATTGCCTCAGCGCCGGTGATCCGTGGCGACCTGCTCTATGTCGGCACCGGCAACGGTGAGGTGGTGTGTGTCGACACGCTTACCGGGGAGGTGCGTTGGCGCTTTCTCAGCAATGGACCTATCGCGGAAGCCCCGGTGGTCGCGGATACCTTGGTGATCTTCGCCAACGAGACCGACCGCGTAACGGCGCTCGACGCCCTGTCCGGCGAGTTTAAGTGGCAATACAAAAATGAGACCGGCAGCGCGGATTCGCTCTTGCGCGGGCACGCGGGCCTCGCCGCCGATGACCAATTTGTTTATACCGGTTTCTCCAACGCGACGGTGGTGGCCTTGCGGATCGCTTCGGGTTCGGTCGGTTGGTCGTCGCGGCTTACCGTGCGGCAGCCCAAATACGTCGACGTAGACTCAACGCCCGTCTTGCTGGGGAATCGGGTGTACGTGGCCTCTGGGGCCGGTGGCGTGTTCGCGCTGGATCGAACCACCGGGCTTACGGTGTGGAGCCGGTCCCTGGGCGACAAAGATGGCGTTGGCCTGTCCGAGCTCACAACCGACGGCACCAATTTGTATGTCACGGCGGCGACCGACGGCGTATTTGCCCTTGATCTGGATGGCAACGTCTTGTGGCAGCACGCCGTCGCTGGCGGCGGCGACCCTTCCATGCCGCTGCTGCTGGCAGACTACGTCCTGGTCTCGTACGCCAATTTTGGCCTTCTGGCCCTGCGCAAATCGTCTGGTGATCTGGTGCAGTACTTCGATCCGGGCGGCGGCATCAGCGCAGCCCCCAGCCTAGGCGCCGGGGCGAGTCTCTACGTTGTGTCTAACCGCGGCACGTTGTTTTCTATGACGCTCGACGAGTAG
- a CDS encoding HU family DNA-binding protein — protein MANLNKSDLINELAARAALDKKDVEKVMDSFFEIVVSKTKAGDKVAWPGFGSFATSARAARKGRNPVTKEEINIPASTAMKFSAAKALKDALNG, from the coding sequence ATGGCAAACCTCAACAAGAGCGATCTAATCAACGAATTGGCAGCCCGCGCAGCACTCGACAAGAAAGACGTCGAGAAGGTTATGGATTCGTTTTTTGAAATTGTGGTCAGCAAGACCAAGGCTGGCGACAAAGTTGCGTGGCCGGGCTTCGGCTCCTTTGCCACCTCGGCGCGCGCGGCTCGCAAAGGGCGCAACCCAGTGACCAAGGAAGAAATCAACATTCCGGCGTCGACAGCGATGAAGTTTTCGGCCGCCAAAGCGCTTAAAGACGCGCTCAACGGCTAA